A single genomic interval of Juglans regia cultivar Chandler chromosome 1, Walnut 2.0, whole genome shotgun sequence harbors:
- the LOC109008687 gene encoding uncharacterized protein LOC109008687 isoform X1, with protein MALIGRGSGFRRVGGGYRRTGAYRRPPRPPRISSCTPSENDNEDSSNDSTQPPSIVAETEVGHPMLDAHTSRSYDGEVVPEPIQPNVGPTRRGRGPAKCIEFDKLRKHGKIPLKINDGQTAPCCENANMFTTRVTWILKHHADMSHARWTDVPMVEKDELMERVRADFILDWDLANHRQTVWKQLRKRFNAFHHQLHKKYLSYGSHEEALAGGTGLVSNLVWVKLCGRWGSEAFKKMSKQKKENRNKLKTNHTAGRKSFVRVMEEKRSTTANLVEFYKEVRWSRSKDKFVTSTTEELYKQMVEKMEGMEPEQRTEEAAASVFREVLGHRPGYARGLGEMVIPTSTRQQDREREKRHAEEVERYKKDAEYYKTQFEELRGDVRVLIERQREYDKTLYNLMSGMSQGESQRETQGAA; from the exons ATGGCACTAATTGGACGAGGAAGCGGGTTCAGACGTGTAGGTGGCGGCTACAGACGAACTGGGGCTTACAGGAGACCACCACGTCCTCCAAGAATTTCATCATGTACCCCAAGCGAAAATGACAATGAGGATAGTTCTAACGATTCAACGCAGCCTCCAAGTATAGTTGCTGAGACAGAAGTTGGGCATCCAATGTTGGATGCCCACACAAGTAGAAGTTACGATG GTGAAGTTGTTCCGGAGCCGATACAACCAAATGTTGGACCAACGAGACGTGGACGAGGTCCTGCCAAATGCATTGAGTTTGATAAGCTTCGAAAGCACGGGAAAATACCACTCAAAATTAATGATGGGCAAACAGCCCCATGTTGTGAGAATGCGAACATGTTTACCACAAGGGTCACCTGGATATTAAAGCATCATGCGGACATGAGTCACGCACGATGGACTGATGTTCCGATGGTAGAGAAGGATGAACTGATGGAACGTGTTCGG GCTGACTTCATTTTGGATTGGGATTTGGCCAATCATAGACAGACGGTGTGGAAACAGTTGCGTAAGCGATTCAACGCTTTCCACCATCAGCTGCACAAGAAATATTTGTCATATGGTAGCCATGAGGAAGCATTGGCTGGCGGGACTGGATTGGTATCTAATTTAGTTTGGGTGAAGTTATGTGGTAGATGGGGAAGTGAGGCATTCAAG AAAATGTCAAAGCAAAAAAAAGAGAACCGCAACAAGCTGAAAACCAATCACACCGCCGGGAGGAAGTCATTTGTGAGAGTTATGGAAGAGAAG CGTTCGACTACAGCAAACTTGGTCGAGTTCTACAAGGAAGTCCGTTGGTCTAGGAGTAAAGACAAATTCGTGACATCCACGACAGAAGAGctttat AAGCAAATGGTTGAGAAGATGGAAGGTATGGAACCTGAGCAACGTACTGAAGAGGCAGCAGCTTCTGTATTTAGGGAGGTACTAGGCCATAGACCAGGGTATGCTAGAGGTCTAGGCGAGATGGTAATACCCACATCCACACGACAACAAGATCGTGAAAGGGAGAAACGTCATGCTGAAGAAGTGGAAAGATATAAAAAGGATGCTGAGTATTACAAGACTCAGTTTGAGGAGTTAAGGGGAGATGTTAGAGTACTTATAGAGAGGCAACGTGAGTATGACAAGACATTGTACAACCTAATGTCAGGAATGTCACAAGGAGAGTCTCAGAGAGAGACTCAGGGAGCTGCTTAG
- the LOC109008687 gene encoding uncharacterized protein LOC109008687 isoform X2, with amino-acid sequence MALIGRGSGFRRVGGGYRRTGAYRRPPRPPRISSCTPSENDNEDSSNDSTQPPSIVAETEVGHPMLDAHTSRSEVVPEPIQPNVGPTRRGRGPAKCIEFDKLRKHGKIPLKINDGQTAPCCENANMFTTRVTWILKHHADMSHARWTDVPMVEKDELMERVRADFILDWDLANHRQTVWKQLRKRFNAFHHQLHKKYLSYGSHEEALAGGTGLVSNLVWVKLCGRWGSEAFKKMSKQKKENRNKLKTNHTAGRKSFVRVMEEKRSTTANLVEFYKEVRWSRSKDKFVTSTTEELYKQMVEKMEGMEPEQRTEEAAASVFREVLGHRPGYARGLGEMVIPTSTRQQDREREKRHAEEVERYKKDAEYYKTQFEELRGDVRVLIERQREYDKTLYNLMSGMSQGESQRETQGAA; translated from the exons ATGGCACTAATTGGACGAGGAAGCGGGTTCAGACGTGTAGGTGGCGGCTACAGACGAACTGGGGCTTACAGGAGACCACCACGTCCTCCAAGAATTTCATCATGTACCCCAAGCGAAAATGACAATGAGGATAGTTCTAACGATTCAACGCAGCCTCCAAGTATAGTTGCTGAGACAGAAGTTGGGCATCCAATGTTGGATGCCCACACAAGTAGAA GTGAAGTTGTTCCGGAGCCGATACAACCAAATGTTGGACCAACGAGACGTGGACGAGGTCCTGCCAAATGCATTGAGTTTGATAAGCTTCGAAAGCACGGGAAAATACCACTCAAAATTAATGATGGGCAAACAGCCCCATGTTGTGAGAATGCGAACATGTTTACCACAAGGGTCACCTGGATATTAAAGCATCATGCGGACATGAGTCACGCACGATGGACTGATGTTCCGATGGTAGAGAAGGATGAACTGATGGAACGTGTTCGG GCTGACTTCATTTTGGATTGGGATTTGGCCAATCATAGACAGACGGTGTGGAAACAGTTGCGTAAGCGATTCAACGCTTTCCACCATCAGCTGCACAAGAAATATTTGTCATATGGTAGCCATGAGGAAGCATTGGCTGGCGGGACTGGATTGGTATCTAATTTAGTTTGGGTGAAGTTATGTGGTAGATGGGGAAGTGAGGCATTCAAG AAAATGTCAAAGCAAAAAAAAGAGAACCGCAACAAGCTGAAAACCAATCACACCGCCGGGAGGAAGTCATTTGTGAGAGTTATGGAAGAGAAG CGTTCGACTACAGCAAACTTGGTCGAGTTCTACAAGGAAGTCCGTTGGTCTAGGAGTAAAGACAAATTCGTGACATCCACGACAGAAGAGctttat AAGCAAATGGTTGAGAAGATGGAAGGTATGGAACCTGAGCAACGTACTGAAGAGGCAGCAGCTTCTGTATTTAGGGAGGTACTAGGCCATAGACCAGGGTATGCTAGAGGTCTAGGCGAGATGGTAATACCCACATCCACACGACAACAAGATCGTGAAAGGGAGAAACGTCATGCTGAAGAAGTGGAAAGATATAAAAAGGATGCTGAGTATTACAAGACTCAGTTTGAGGAGTTAAGGGGAGATGTTAGAGTACTTATAGAGAGGCAACGTGAGTATGACAAGACATTGTACAACCTAATGTCAGGAATGTCACAAGGAGAGTCTCAGAGAGAGACTCAGGGAGCTGCTTAG